The genomic interval TCAACGTAATTTCTGAAACAGATTTAGCGAACTATGTACGTTATCAAAATAAACATTTTGAAGAAGTAACTAAAGAAAAAGAAGAAGATATGCAGCCCTTTATTAAGAAACTTGAAGATCTTAATCTTCAATATGAAATTGTATTCACAGTGGGTTCTGCGACAATAGAAATTTTATCTGAATTAGAAGCAAATGATTACGATATTGTAGTCATGAGTAATAAACGTTCTCGTGTAGAATTAAAACACGTTTTAGGACATGTCACTCATAAAGTGGCTAAACGTGCGCATACGCCTGTGCTTATTGTTAAATAGATATGATCAAAACCGCTTCGGCGGTTTTTTTATTTTTAAAGAAATAATATACTTGTCATTTATAGATGAAAAATGGGTAAATAACAGGCAAAGAGGAGGAATAGATTATGGAAATTTTAAAGTTTGACGATTGGAAAGACGAACAGCTCACATTACACCTCATTGCACAAATTTTAGGTAAATACAAAGTAGAATGTGCTTATCAAGAACCACAATGGGAACATGTCACATTAGACATCACAAGCGAAGGTTTTACAACAGGACTGTTATATGTAGATGACAACCATTTTTCAATAGATGTCAATATATTAGATGACCTAATCGAAGTACGTGTCAATAATGAAAAGACCGCATTCACTTTAGAAAACGGCAAAACGATACAAGACTACTACAAACAAATAGAAGACACACTGAATAATTATGGCATTACTGTCAAACTCAATACTAACCCTCAAGAAATGGAAAACAAAATTCCTTTAGACGAAGATACAACACATCATCACTATGACCATGATATTGCAGTCAAAGCGTTAGAATTAATGCAATATGCAGAACGTTCGCTAAAACGTTTTATTGGTCCGTTACGCGCAAGAACAGCAGGGCCTGCATTCTTCTGGGGAACATTCGATGTTTCTGCGATTGTCGTTTACAGTAAGTTTTATCAAGAATTTAAACCTGACCAAGTCATTGAATACGGTGCATTTGATGAAGAGATGATTGAGTTTGGTTTCTGGTTCGGCGGTGGAGATTTTGAAGGTCCGACATACTTCGTCTTACCTTATCCTTTTGTAGACAAAAACTTTACATTTGATAAATCACTTCCTGAGGGCGCAAGATTTGACCCGACATTGACTGAATTTGTGTATGAACTGCAACGTGGAGATGTAAGAGAATTAGATACTATTAATGCTGTATTTGAAAGCGGCTTTGATATCTTTGCGCAACATTTAGATTGGCCGAAAGTCGATCATTGTACTGTACCGATGCATATGCCGCCGAATATGCACACTGACAAAGATGAATAGCATACAATTGTTAAATCATATATACTATATTTAATCGTGCAGATTAGACAACTTAGATTCCAATGACAGAAAGGGCGACAGCAATGATAGAAATGGATGGCATCGTTGCCAAAATGAAAAATCAGAAAATCAATTATGATCGCGTATTAAAGAAAATGATTCAACAATGGGAACGTTCAGAAGAACGTCCGAAAATAATGCTGCATAGTTGTTGTGCACCATGCAGTACGTATGTCTTAGAGTTTCTCTCTGAATATGCAGACTTAGCTATTTATTTTGCGAATCCTAATATTCATCCAAAAAAAGAATATGAACGAAGAGCATGGGTTCAAAAAGATTTTATAGAAAAATTTAATCAAGAAAACGGCACAAACGTACGTTATATCGAAGCGCCTTATAAGCCGCACGAGTTCATGAAGATGGCTAAAGAGCGTGGTTTAACAGATGAACCTGAAGGCGGATTGAGATGTCGTGCATGTTTTGAAATGCGCTTAGATATGGTCGCTGAAGCGGCTGTTGAATACGGCTATGATTATTTCGGCAGTGCATTAACGCTTTCACCTAAAAAGAATGCACAAATGATTAATGAACTCGGCGCTGAAGTTCAAAAACTTTATGATGTTAATTACCTGCCAAGCGACTTTAAGAAAAATAAAGGGTACGAACGTTCATTAGAGATGTGCAAAGACTATAATATTTATCGTCAATGTTATTGCGGCTGTGTATTTGCAGCACAAGCACAAGGGATTGACTTTAAAGAAGTGAATAAAGCAGCCAAAGAATTTTTAGATACAGTAGAAACAAAATAACAGATGAAGTAAAAGCAGTACGTCAGTAAAAGGCGTGCTGCTTTTTTACTGAACATAACGAAAAAACATGATTTAATTGAACCGTTTGTCTTATACCTCTGACCGCTTATCTTAAAAATATTTTTATTAGAAAGGCTTTTTGATTTAATAAAGTTAAGGAAGGAGGATGGCTCATGAAAGTAAAATGTTATTTCAATCAAGATGAAGAAGATGAACGTGTAGAAATTTATGCACAGGATGCTACGCAAAAAATTAAAGAAATTATCGCATGTGTTAAACAAGATGAGACACTCACAACTTTAACTGGTAAAAACCAATATCAACGCATTTTTCAAGTGCCGATTGAAGAAGTATTACAGATTAAAGCAGAAAATAAGAAAGTATATGCATGGACTTATACGCAATGCTTAATTATTTCAAATCCTTTATATGAATTAGAAGAAATACTCCCGCATTATTTCATCAGAATTTCAAAATCAGAAATATTGAATATCCGTAATATTAAATATTTGAGCGTAGGTGCGAATGGGATGATTCATATTACGTTAAAACATGGTGAAGCGACGTATTCCTCAAGACGTTATTTAAAAAAATTGAAGGCGAGGTTAAAATTATGAAAAGAATAATGAAGCCGCTCATGAATGATTTTTGTACAGGTGTTGTTATTGGCACAGTAATATCGGTTATATTTTCCAGCATTTTTGGACAAGGGCAATACTCGCCAGTATCACCTGTCTCATTGATGGGACGCATTTACGAAGCACATTTGTCTGAACCTCTGATTATGTTGATTGCTGCTGTTATATGGGGAATAATTGGTGTGCTATTTGGTTTAGGTAGTATGATTTACGACGCTTCGGATTGGAGTTTATTAAAAAAGACAGTGCTGCATATTGTCATTTGCTATATAGGATTTCTGCCCCTAGCAATTTTGGCAGGATGGTTCCCGTTAACTTTAGCTGACATCTTATTCTTTACAGGTATTTTTATCTTTGTATATGCCATTATATGGATAGTGAATTATTTTAAAAACAAAGCTTTAGTAGATATGATCAATAAAAAATTAAACCAATAAATAACAAAAAAGAGAGAAGGTTTGGGGGAACCTTCTCTCACATTTTAACAATATCAATTTTTAAGGAGTTACAGTAATGAAACCTAAAGGGGAGGTATTCATTACTTCGATTCTTTTTGTATATTTAATAGGAGCTACATTTAATAAGATTGTTTTTAATGTTTTGATTACTTGCTTTGCCTACAATTATAAGGGGTAATCATGTCTTAATTCAGTGAATCCGATGTCGAATCCTCTATCATTCGAACTGTCTTCATTTGAATTAAGCATTAATAATTTAACATATACAAATGTTTCGATATCAGCAGATATTAACAATTTATCACAAGACTTTATTGCCGATAATATTTACATTCTAGGGATTATTGGGAGTTGGTTGAAATCGGTTGGGGAGCCGGTTTCAATGAATGAATGTATAATATAAGGCTGAATGCTTGGAGCTTGGGGAAACTCACATTTGATTCATTGCTTGTTTATAAAATTGTCAGATAACGATGTATTAACGGGGGATTAACCTATCGTCAATATCACCTGGAAAACGAAAGTCACCTCCTGAAATATACTTGCTGCAGACTCATCAATACGCGGGGTAACGTAGTGTTAGATGAAGTACTGCGAAACAGAAATTCCTACCACAGTATTTCTGTTTCTTGATGATTTCTAAGGTGCAGAATCTAAGATGAACTCGTTCACTGATTAGCGTTTAGATTAGAAAACTCATTGAATCTCTAATCTTCGCTGGATGTAATAACTGAATAGATAGCGTTGCTAAAAGCGCATATCTATCATCTGTTCATATCTCTACGCTCTCTTGAACAGCAAATCCGCTTACAACAACTTTGTTATCTATTTCACATATAACTCTAACAAAGAATGTGAGGAAAATCACTAAATATGAACTAAAATTTTTTGCACCTGTGACATTATTGTGAACCTGTTTAATTGGCTGTAACAATTGAAATTTTCTGTTCTACCACAGTGATGCTGCTCAACACTTAGCGAGAGGCGTATATTGAACATTGAAGTAGTTTTGTTTGTGCCGATAAAGCAAGGGTATTTGAATATTAAAGAGCATTAAACTTTAAAAAAAGAAAGTGAGGAAGAGCTATGGTTATTAAAGTAGAACGAATTTATGAAGATAAAGCAAAAAATGATGGTGTACGCGTGCTTGTTGATCGTGTGTGGCCTCGTGGTATTTCAAAAGAAAATGCGAATTTAGATGAATGGATGAAAAATATCGGTCCAAGTACAGAATTACGTAAATGGTTTGGTCATGATCCAGACAAGTTCGATGATTTTAAAAAGAAATATATTGATGAGTTGAAAAATAATAAAGAACAGCATGACGAGTTGAAAGTATTAGAAGGTATTATTGATGATGCACGTAAAGATGTTATCTTATTATATTCTGCTAAAGATGAAGAACATAACCAAGCAGTTGTGTTGAAAGAATATTTAAAAGAACAAGGTTATAAATAATAAAATAGCTATCATTATCAATTAACAAATTTTAGAAGTTAGATGTCTATACTGTCATCTAACTTATTTTTTATGTAATAGAATAATAACTGTTCTAATACACTATGTATCATATAGTACAAATATATAATACAGTTTCACAAGGTAGACACAACTATATAAAATCCTTCGGAAATTAAGTGATTTTTTTCACAAGATTAAGTATACTCATTGTGAAAACGGTAACATGCTTTATAAAAACATCACATTAAATCCAACGGAGGGATTATTATGGTTGAAACGATCAAAGAAAGAAAATCACCATGGGCAAGCTTTAAAAAAGGTAAATGGTCTTCAGAAGTGGATGTCAGAAACTTTATTCAGTTGAATTATACGTTGTATAACGGAGATTCATCGTTCCTTGAATCACCTACACGAGCTACAAGTGATTTATGGGACCAAGTGATGGAGTTAACACGTGAAGAACGTGAACGCGGCGGTATGTGGGATATGGATACAAAAGTTGCTTCCACAATCCTATCGCATGATGCAGGTTATTTGAATGAAGAATTAGAACAAATTGTAGGTGTTCAAACAGAAAAACCATTTAAACGTTCTATGCAGCCTTTCGGCGGTATTCGTATGGCAAAAGCTGCTTGTGAAGCATATGGTTATGAATTAGATAAGGAAACAGAACGTATTTTCACTGATTTACGTAAAACACATAACCAAGGTGTGTTCGATGCCTATTCAAAAGAAATGCTGGCATGCCGTAAAGCGGGTATTATCACAGGATTGCCGGATGCATATGGACGTGGACGTATTATCGGAGATTACCGTCGTGTTGCATTATACGGTATTGATTTCTTAATGGAAGAAAAATTGAACGACTATAACAATATGTCGACTGTGATGGATGAAGGTACAATTCGTTTGCGTGAGGAACTTTCTGAACAATACCGTGCGTTAAAAGAATTAAAAGTTTTAGGTGAACGTTATGGATTTGATCTCAGCCGTCCAGCTGAAAACTTTAAAGAAGCGGTTCAATGGTTGTATCTAGCTTACCTTGCTGCAATTAAAGAACAAAATGGTGCAGCGATGAGTTTAGGACGTACGTCTACATTCTTAGATATTTATGCAGAACGTGATTTGCAAGAAGGTATCTTAACAGAACGTGAAGTACAAGAAATTGTGGATCACTTCATTATGAAATTACGTTTGGTTAAATTCGCACGTACACCTGATTATAATGAGTTGTTCTCAGGAGACCCGACTTGGGTAACTGAATCTATCGGAGGTGTAGGTTTAGATGGTCGTGCAATGGTTACTAAGAACTCTTTCCGCTTCTTACACACTTTAGATAACTTAGGACCTGCTCCTGAACCAAACTTAACTGTATTATGGTCACAGCGTTTACCAGAAAACTTTAAAGCATATTGTGCTGAAATGAGTATTAAATCAAGCTCTATCCAATATGAAAATGACGATTTAATGCGTGAAAGTTATGGCGATGATTATGGTATTGCTTGTTGTGTATCAGCAATGCGCATTGGTAAACAAATGCAATTCTTCGGTGCACGTGCAAACTTAGCAAAAACATTATTATATGCGATTAATGGCGGTAAAGATGAAAAATCCGGCATGCAAGTAGGTCCTGAATTCGTACCGATTGATTCTGAAATTCTTGATTATGATGAAGTTTATGCAAAATTTGATCAAATGATGGAATGGTTGGCTGGCGTTTATATCAACTCATTGAATATCATTCACTATATGCATGATAAATACAGCTATGAACGTATTGAAATGGCATTGCATGATACAGATGTGCACCGCACAATGGCAACAGGTATCGCTGGTTTATCTGTAGCTGCGGATTCTTTATCTGCGATTAAATATGGGCAAGTGAAAACAATCCGTAATGAAGAAGGATTAGTTGTTGATTTTGATACAACAGGCGACTTCCCTAAATACGGCAATAATGATTCACGTGTAGATGACATTGCGATTGAGTTAGTAAAATCATTCATGAAAAAATTGCGCAAACATAAAACATATCGCGATTCTGAACATACAATGAGCGTATTAACTATTACGTCTAATGTAGTTTATGGTAAGAAAACAGGTAATACACCAGATGGACGTAAAGCTGGCGAGCCATTTGCGCCTGGTGCAAACCCAATGCATGGCCGTGATGAACATGGTGCGTTAGCTTCATTATCATCTGTAGCAAAAATTCCTTATGAATATTGCAAAGACGGTATTTCTAACACGTTCAGTATTGTACCGAAATCACTTGGTAAAACGGATATGGAACAAAATCATAACTTAGTATCTGTGTTAGATGGTTATGCAATGCAGCAAGGTCATCATTTAAATATCAACGTCTTTAACCGTGAGACATTAATTGATGCAATGGAACATCCAGAAGAATATCCGCAATTAACAATTCGTGTATCAGGTTATGCAGTTAACTTTATTAAATTGACTCGTGAACAACAATTAGATGTTATCTCTAGAACATTCCACGAAAGAATGTAAGCTTTATTCAGTAAAGAGAAAGACATGAAAATGACGAAGTATGTCTTATAGGAGGTACCGAACAATGGAAGGACGAATTCACTCTGTAGAAAGTTTAGGGACAGTTGATGGTCCAGGTTTACGCTATATTATATTTACACAAGGTTGTTTATTAAGATGCCTTTATTGTCATAATCCAGATACTTGGAGTTTGACTGATGCGCCAAGAAAAGCGACTGCAGAAGAACTTGTTGAAGAGATTGTGCCGTACCGTCCTTATTTCAGTGCTTCTGGCGGAGGTGTTACTGTTAGCGGTGGAGAACCGCTGCTGCAAATGCCTTTTTTAGAGCAGCTTTTCAAACAGTTGAAAGCTGAAGATATTCATACTTGTATTGACACTTCTGCAGGTTGTGTTAATGAAACACCGACATTTCTAAAACACTTAGATAATCTGCTTCAATATACTGATTTAATGCTGCTTGATATCAAACATATAGATAACGAAAAACACTTAGCACTTACAGGGAAACCTAACAATCATATTCTACGCTTTGCGCAAATGTTATCAGAACGCAAGCAGCCAGTTTGGATTCGACATGTCTTAGTGCCAGGTTATACAGATGATGAAGCGGATTTGATCCGGCTCGGACAATTTATCTCAACTTTAGATAATGTCGAACGTTTTGAAATCTTGCCATATCATCAATTAGGAGTGCACAAGTATGAAGCACTCGGTCAAACATATCCTTTAGAAGGCGTGCAAGAACCAAGTGAAGATGATGTGGCACGCGCATATGAGCTCGTCAACTTCCAAGGTGCAACACCACTTACCATTCAATAAAATCATCCATTTCCCAGCAGACGCTTGAATCTACATTCAGGCGTCTGTTTTGTTAAGATTGAATTAACAAAAAGAGAGGTTGGTGGAACAATGGAAGAACGGATATTTCATCGTATCGCACATCAATATGACAGCGACGCACAAATTCAACTTACTGAAAAAATTGCAGAAGAGATACGTGCATTTATGACGCCTGCACATCGTTTATTGGATTACGGATGTGGAACAGGGTTAGTAGGATTACAATTTGCTGATGATGTTGATCAACTTATTTTGGCAGATGCAGAAAATGAAATGTTAAAAATTGTACAGCAAAAAATAACATCTTTGGATTTGAAAAATGCTGAAACGATGCAGCTCAATGTGGTGGAAGATTCATTACCGGATATCCAAGTAGATACTATTATTATGTCGCTTGTGATGCTGCATGTTTCAGATACACAAGCATTGCTCAATCAGTTATTTAAATTGCTCCAACCAGGAGGACAAATCTTAATTGCGGATTTCAATCAAAATGACAAAGTCAGCCATCCGTTAATTCATTCAGGTTTTACACATGAAACAGTGAAAGAAAAGATGGAAAAAGCAGGATTTAATAAGCCTTCGATACACACGTTTTATCAAGGCGAAAAATTATTTATGAACCAAGATGCATCACTCTTTTTAGCACATGCAACAAAACCATAACCAACTATATTTGACATTTATGTGAAATTTTCATTAAACTATTTGTGGTATTAAAATGGATTTAAAATTATATTTGATTCATGATACATTCGAGCGATTGAGAATTTAAGGAGGGCATATTATGTTAGATAAAATTTTGACATCTATAAAAGTTGGGGAGCTAACAGTAGATACACGCTTAGAAAAAGCAGATTTTAAAGCAGACGAAACAGTTTCTGGGAAAGTCATCTTAAAAGGCGGCAATGAAGATGAGGAAGTTTCTAGAATCAGATTAACATTGCTTGAACCTAAAGAAGGTTCTAGCGAAAATACAGATTTCGGCGAATCTGATAAAGTATTGCAAATGTATGAGATTAAAAGTGAACAAGTGGTTGAAAAAGCACAATCAGTGGAAAAACCATTCGAGTTCCGTTTAGCTAATTTCGATTTAGATAAAACAACTAACGCTTTAGTGTTACGCACACATATTACTATTGGAGACGGTAAAGATTCAGAAGATGAAGAAGAAATCCGTATTCAATAATTGAAATTTAATAAAAAACACCGCATGTACCTATAAGCACCGCGCAAGTTGGGGTGAAGCGCTGTGGATAGGAATATACGGTGTTTTTTTATGGTTTTTAAAACTCAGGTTCAGTGACTTTAATAACCACTTTGCCTCGTGCATGCCCTTTGTGTATATAATCTAAAGCTTCTTTTGTATCGGCTAAATCAAATATTTTGTCAATTTCAGGATGGATTTTATTTGCTTCGACCATTTTGCGAATTTTGTTTAATTCTTGGCGACTATCACGTGTGAAAATAAAACGATAGTAAACACGATGTTCTTCTGCTGCTTTATTAATTTTACGAGCCGCAAATGTCATCAAATATTTTTTCCATAAAGGAACACCGAGTTCTGAAGCAGTACGCTGGTCTGGGATACCGTTGATTGAAACGACAGTACCATGCGGTTTTACTATTTTAAAGGCTTTCATTAATTCTTCTCCGCCTAGAGTATCAAAGACGCCATCATAATCATGCAGGACCTCATCAAAGTGCGTTTGATGATAGTCAATCACTTTATCAGCTCCTAATTTCTCAACGAACTCACGATTTTTATTGCTGGTAGTGGTAGCAACATAGGCTCCGTATACCTTAGCCAATTGAATCGCGAATGACCCTACTCCGCCTGATCCTGCTTGAATCAATACTTTTTGACCTTGGCTTAAATGCATATAGTCATGCAGTGCTTGATAAGAGGTTAACCCAACCATAGGTAATGCGGCAGCTTCTTCATAGCTCAAGTGCTTCGGCATCGTTGCCATTTGATTTTCGGTTACTGCGATATATTCTGAAAATGCTCCGAGTTTCATACCATATACTGCATCACCTACACGAAACGCTGTTACACATTTGCCGATTTTAACAACTTCACCCGCAAAATCATGGCCCATAGTATAGGGTGTTTTTTCATTAAAAAAGAGGCGCATAATTCCGCCTTGTGCAGCTTTGAAATCAATAGGATTAACACTAGCTGCATGTATTTTAACTAATACTTCATTCTCATCAATTTCTGGAATTGATACTTCTTCTAAACGAGGTTGAATCTTTTTTCCATATTTATGAATTCTAACAGCTTCCATTGCAACACTTCCTAATATTCATTTCTATAATTATATACTTACATTCCCACAACATTTATAAATTAATCCTCTAATTTTGCGTGCATTACAAGAAATGTTCGGAAAACAAAATACTTTAACTACAACATGTAAAACGTTTTAATTTTTGACATATAAGAAGTGTTAAAGGTTGCGGTAAACTAGTGTTCGCATGGTAAAATAATAGTGAACTACAGTCACATTGGACAGTCTATAGAGAATACATTAAGGAGTGATTGGCATGAGAATGGTGGATTTGATTGATAAAAAACGTGATGGTGAATCACTATCAGCAGAAGAAATCAAATGGATGATAGCAGAATATACAAACGGGAATATTCCAGACTATCAAATGTCGAGTATGGCAATGGCAATTTATTTCCAAGACATGAATAATGATGAACGTGCTGAGTTAACAATGGCTATGGTACATTCGGGTGATGAAATTGATTTATCTGCGATTGAAGGGACTAAAGTAGATAAACATTCAACAGGCGGTGTCGGTGATACAACCACTTTAGTATTAGCGCCATTAGTGGCAGCAGTCGGCGTACCGGTTGCGAAGATGAGCGGCCGCGGTTTAGGACATACCGGCGGTACGATTGATAAATTAGAATCAGTAGATGGCTTCCATGTGGAAATTTCTGAAGATGACTTTATCCGCTTAGTTAATGAGGATAAATTAGCAGTTATTGGACAATCAGGTAACTTAACGCCAGCTGATAAAAAATTATATGCTTTGCGTGATGTTACAGGTACAGTAAATTCTATTCCATTAATTGCATCTTCTATTATGAGTAAGAAAATCGCAGCAGGTGCAGATGCGATTGTTTTAGATGTAAAAACAGGCAACGGAGCATTTATGAAAACATTAGCAGATGCTGAAGCATTAGCGCATGCGATGGTTAAAATCGGCAATAATGTCGGCCGTCAAACAATGGCAATCATTTCAGATATGAGCCAGCCATTAGGATATGCTATCGGGAATGCATTGGAATTAAAAGAAGCGATGGATACATTGCGCGGAGAGGGCCCTGAAGATTTAACAGAACTTGTAATGACATTAGGTTCCCAAATGGTTGTACTTGGCGGAAAAGCAGAAAGCTTAGATGAAGCGCGCAATTTATTGCAAGAAGCGATTGACAGCGGTGCAGCTTTAGATAAATTCCGCACATTCTTAAGCAATCAAGGGGGTAATCCAGAAGTAGTGGATCATCCTGAATTATTACCGCAAGCACAATATCAAGTTGAATTGCCTGCTAAAGAAAGCGGTGTTGTGACTGAAATTGTAGCTAATGAAATGGGTATCGCTTCAATGATGCTTGGTGCAGGGCGTCAAACTAAAGAAGATGATATTGATTTGAGTGTCGGTTTAGTATTGCATAAGAAAGTCGGAGATAAAATTGAAGAAGGCGAAAGCTTGATGACGATTTACAGCAATACTGAAGATATCGAAGATGTTAAAGCAAAAATTTATGACAACATCACGATTTCAGCATCAGGCGAAGCACCGACTTTGATTCACACTGTGATTACAGAATAAATAATTTTTAAATTAGAAAGAGATAGGAGAGAATGATTATGGCAACTCCCTTTAAACGTATACATTTAATTGTAATGGATTCAGTAGGTATCGGTGAGGGACCGGATGCTGCAGCATTTAATGATGAAGGCAGCCATACTTTAAAACATACTTTGGAAGGTTTTGAACAAGAACTTCCAAACTTAGAACGACTTGGCCTAGGAAATATTGCGCCATTACCTGTAGTAGATGAAGTAGAACAACCTGAGGCTTTCTATACTAAATTGAGTGAAGCTTCTGTAGGTAAAGATACAATGACAGGGCACTGGGAAATTATGGGCTTGAATATTATGCAGCCGTTCAAAGTTTATCCTGA from Staphylococcus condimenti carries:
- a CDS encoding class I SAM-dependent methyltransferase → MEERIFHRIAHQYDSDAQIQLTEKIAEEIRAFMTPAHRLLDYGCGTGLVGLQFADDVDQLILADAENEMLKIVQQKITSLDLKNAETMQLNVVEDSLPDIQVDTIIMSLVMLHVSDTQALLNQLFKLLQPGGQILIADFNQNDKVSHPLIHSGFTHETVKEKMEKAGFNKPSIHTFYQGEKLFMNQDASLFLAHATKP
- the pflA gene encoding pyruvate formate-lyase-activating protein — protein: MEGRIHSVESLGTVDGPGLRYIIFTQGCLLRCLYCHNPDTWSLTDAPRKATAEELVEEIVPYRPYFSASGGGVTVSGGEPLLQMPFLEQLFKQLKAEDIHTCIDTSAGCVNETPTFLKHLDNLLQYTDLMLLDIKHIDNEKHLALTGKPNNHILRFAQMLSERKQPVWIRHVLVPGYTDDEADLIRLGQFISTLDNVERFEILPYHQLGVHKYEALGQTYPLEGVQEPSEDDVARAYELVNFQGATPLTIQ
- a CDS encoding DUF3021 domain-containing protein, whose translation is MKRIMKPLMNDFCTGVVIGTVISVIFSSIFGQGQYSPVSPVSLMGRIYEAHLSEPLIMLIAAVIWGIIGVLFGLGSMIYDASDWSLLKKTVLHIVICYIGFLPLAILAGWFPLTLADILFFTGIFIFVYAIIWIVNYFKNKALVDMINKKLNQ
- a CDS encoding universal stress protein, translating into MYKNILVPFDFGNAFNNVPEQLQKLTGGSEDAQITVFNVISETDLANYVRYQNKHFEEVTKEKEEDMQPFIKKLEDLNLQYEIVFTVGSATIEILSELEANDYDIVVMSNKRSRVELKHVLGHVTHKVAKRAHTPVLIVK
- a CDS encoding sporulation protein; the encoded protein is MLDKILTSIKVGELTVDTRLEKADFKADETVSGKVILKGGNEDEEVSRIRLTLLEPKEGSSENTDFGESDKVLQMYEIKSEQVVEKAQSVEKPFEFRLANFDLDKTTNALVLRTHITIGDGKDSEDEEEIRIQ
- a CDS encoding LytTR family DNA-binding domain-containing protein; this translates as MKVKCYFNQDEEDERVEIYAQDATQKIKEIIACVKQDETLTTLTGKNQYQRIFQVPIEEVLQIKAENKKVYAWTYTQCLIISNPLYELEEILPHYFIRISKSEILNIRNIKYLSVGANGMIHITLKHGEATYSSRRYLKKLKARLKL
- a CDS encoding DUF5996 family protein translates to MEILKFDDWKDEQLTLHLIAQILGKYKVECAYQEPQWEHVTLDITSEGFTTGLLYVDDNHFSIDVNILDDLIEVRVNNEKTAFTLENGKTIQDYYKQIEDTLNNYGITVKLNTNPQEMENKIPLDEDTTHHHYDHDIAVKALELMQYAERSLKRFIGPLRARTAGPAFFWGTFDVSAIVVYSKFYQEFKPDQVIEYGAFDEEMIEFGFWFGGGDFEGPTYFVLPYPFVDKNFTFDKSLPEGARFDPTLTEFVYELQRGDVRELDTINAVFESGFDIFAQHLDWPKVDHCTVPMHMPPNMHTDKDE
- a CDS encoding DUF488 domain-containing protein — encoded protein: MVIKVERIYEDKAKNDGVRVLVDRVWPRGISKENANLDEWMKNIGPSTELRKWFGHDPDKFDDFKKKYIDELKNNKEQHDELKVLEGIIDDARKDVILLYSAKDEEHNQAVVLKEYLKEQGYK
- the pflB gene encoding formate C-acetyltransferase translates to MVETIKERKSPWASFKKGKWSSEVDVRNFIQLNYTLYNGDSSFLESPTRATSDLWDQVMELTREERERGGMWDMDTKVASTILSHDAGYLNEELEQIVGVQTEKPFKRSMQPFGGIRMAKAACEAYGYELDKETERIFTDLRKTHNQGVFDAYSKEMLACRKAGIITGLPDAYGRGRIIGDYRRVALYGIDFLMEEKLNDYNNMSTVMDEGTIRLREELSEQYRALKELKVLGERYGFDLSRPAENFKEAVQWLYLAYLAAIKEQNGAAMSLGRTSTFLDIYAERDLQEGILTEREVQEIVDHFIMKLRLVKFARTPDYNELFSGDPTWVTESIGGVGLDGRAMVTKNSFRFLHTLDNLGPAPEPNLTVLWSQRLPENFKAYCAEMSIKSSSIQYENDDLMRESYGDDYGIACCVSAMRIGKQMQFFGARANLAKTLLYAINGGKDEKSGMQVGPEFVPIDSEILDYDEVYAKFDQMMEWLAGVYINSLNIIHYMHDKYSYERIEMALHDTDVHRTMATGIAGLSVAADSLSAIKYGQVKTIRNEEGLVVDFDTTGDFPKYGNNDSRVDDIAIELVKSFMKKLRKHKTYRDSEHTMSVLTITSNVVYGKKTGNTPDGRKAGEPFAPGANPMHGRDEHGALASLSSVAKIPYEYCKDGISNTFSIVPKSLGKTDMEQNHNLVSVLDGYAMQQGHHLNINVFNRETLIDAMEHPEEYPQLTIRVSGYAVNFIKLTREQQLDVISRTFHERM
- a CDS encoding NADP-dependent oxidoreductase, translated to MEAVRIHKYGKKIQPRLEEVSIPEIDENEVLVKIHAASVNPIDFKAAQGGIMRLFFNEKTPYTMGHDFAGEVVKIGKCVTAFRVGDAVYGMKLGAFSEYIAVTENQMATMPKHLSYEEAAALPMVGLTSYQALHDYMHLSQGQKVLIQAGSGGVGSFAIQLAKVYGAYVATTTSNKNREFVEKLGADKVIDYHQTHFDEVLHDYDGVFDTLGGEELMKAFKIVKPHGTVVSINGIPDQRTASELGVPLWKKYLMTFAARKINKAAEEHRVYYRFIFTRDSRQELNKIRKMVEANKIHPEIDKIFDLADTKEALDYIHKGHARGKVVIKVTEPEF
- a CDS encoding epoxyqueuosine reductase QueH; its protein translation is MIEMDGIVAKMKNQKINYDRVLKKMIQQWERSEERPKIMLHSCCAPCSTYVLEFLSEYADLAIYFANPNIHPKKEYERRAWVQKDFIEKFNQENGTNVRYIEAPYKPHEFMKMAKERGLTDEPEGGLRCRACFEMRLDMVAEAAVEYGYDYFGSALTLSPKKNAQMINELGAEVQKLYDVNYLPSDFKKNKGYERSLEMCKDYNIYRQCYCGCVFAAQAQGIDFKEVNKAAKEFLDTVETK